One part of the Coffea eugenioides isolate CCC68of chromosome 10, Ceug_1.0, whole genome shotgun sequence genome encodes these proteins:
- the LOC113749333 gene encoding IST1 homolog isoform X2: protein MDSFFSKGGFKASKCKTLLKLSIPRIKLLRNRREIQIKQMRRDIANLLETGQEATARIRVEHIIREEKMMAAQEIIELFCELIVVRLPIIEAQRECPIDLKEAISSLCFAAPRCADLQELLQVQMLFAAKYGKEFVAAATELRPECGVNRQLIELLSVRAPAPDVKLKLLKEIAEEHELDWDASASENELLKPHEDLLNGPTQFVSGSKVPFITPPSQTSTPFPVKKDEPSPSVSRPKSETNIDLQDVLAAAQAAAETAERAATAARAAASLAQVRISELVKQKSGVPDGNHENPFHAESEKSNFSEKPHLDHQSSLDDSDGVLRSPSPHHIDENHTGPRITPVPSSDDNKVDYDPFPSNVHVPNLGEANHQFQRLPSMDDDPSYPNLFTSQTSHFGSRANSFADHSRSTHEP from the exons ATGGATTCCTTCTTCAGCAAAGGCGGCTTCAAAGCTTCTAAATG CAAAACCTTGCTAAAGTTGTCGATTCCACGGATTAAGTTATTGAGGAATAGGAGAGAGATCCAGATCAAGCAAATGCGGAGAGATATCGCCAATCTTCTTGAGACTGGTCAAGAAGCTACTGCCAGAATTCGG GTGGAGCATATTATAAGAGAAGAGAAAATGATGGCTGCTCAAGAGATCATTGAGCTGTTCTGCGAGCTTATAGTTGTTCGTCTACCTATAATCGAAGCTCAAAG GGAATGTCCTATAGATTTGAAAGAAGCTATATCCAGTTTATGTTTTGCAGCACCAAGATGTGCTGATTTACAAGAGTTGCTACAGGTTCAAATGCTGTTTGCTGCCAAATATGGTAAAGAGTTTGTTGCTGCAGCAACAGAGCTCAGGCCAGAGTGTGGTGTCAATCGTCAG TTAATAGAACTTTTGTCTGTTAGAGCTCCTGCTCCTGATGTGAAATTGAAGCTATTAAAGGAAATTGCAGAAGAGCATGAGCTTGATTGGGATGCAAGTGCCTCTGAAAATGAGTTGTTGAAGCCACATGAAGACTTACTG AATGGACCAACTCAATTTGTCAGTGGATCCAAA GTGCCATTTATAACACCCCCATCACAAACTTCTACACCATTTCCTGTGAAGAAAGATGAGCCTTCACCTTCTGTCTCAAGACCCAAAAGCGAGACCAATATAGATTTGCAGGATGTACTGGCTGCTGCTCAAGCTGCTGCCGAAACTGCTGAACGTGCTGCCACTGCTGCTCGTGCAGCTGCTAGTCTTGCTCAGGTTAGGATAAGTGAACTTGTCAAGCAAAAGAGCGGGGTACCTGATGGCAATCATGAGAATCCATTCCATGCCGAATCAGAGAAGTCCAACTTTTCAGAGAAACCTCATTTAGATCATCAAAGCTCCTTAGATGATTCTGATGGTGTTTTGAGGTCCCCAAGCCCACATCACATAGATGAAAATCACACTGGCCCTCGGATCACTCCTGTCCCTTCCTCTGATGATAATAAAGTGGATTATGATCCCTTTCCATCCAATGTCCATGTTCCGAATCTTGGAGAAGCCAATCACCAATTTCAGAGGTTGCCTTCGATGGATGATGACCCTTCATACCCAAACTTGTTCACATCCCAGACTTCACATTTTGGATCTCGTGCAAATTCGTTTGCAGATCATTCGAGATCCACGCACGAACCGTAA
- the LOC113749333 gene encoding IST1 homolog isoform X1, whose product MDSFFSKGGFKASKCKTLLKLSIPRIKLLRNRREIQIKQMRRDIANLLETGQEATARIRVEHIIREEKMMAAQEIIELFCELIVVRLPIIEAQRECPIDLKEAISSLCFAAPRCADLQELLQVQMLFAAKYGKEFVAAATELRPECGVNRQLIELLSVRAPAPDVKLKLLKEIAEEHELDWDASASENELLKPHEDLLNGPTQFVSGSKVPLPKENIEEPLYAAGSGQSSGEQSDSDAGLDSLDFPEVPKQPLRSNTGDASAPQMLPFPASALSELEHESSRPTGTDEGLPEEFHLKPEKVIEQRSVTKEFESSPSHSSHSPEKQFVPFITPPSQTSTPFPVKKDEPSPSVSRPKSETNIDLQDVLAAAQAAAETAERAATAARAAASLAQVRISELVKQKSGVPDGNHENPFHAESEKSNFSEKPHLDHQSSLDDSDGVLRSPSPHHIDENHTGPRITPVPSSDDNKVDYDPFPSNVHVPNLGEANHQFQRLPSMDDDPSYPNLFTSQTSHFGSRANSFADHSRSTHEP is encoded by the exons ATGGATTCCTTCTTCAGCAAAGGCGGCTTCAAAGCTTCTAAATG CAAAACCTTGCTAAAGTTGTCGATTCCACGGATTAAGTTATTGAGGAATAGGAGAGAGATCCAGATCAAGCAAATGCGGAGAGATATCGCCAATCTTCTTGAGACTGGTCAAGAAGCTACTGCCAGAATTCGG GTGGAGCATATTATAAGAGAAGAGAAAATGATGGCTGCTCAAGAGATCATTGAGCTGTTCTGCGAGCTTATAGTTGTTCGTCTACCTATAATCGAAGCTCAAAG GGAATGTCCTATAGATTTGAAAGAAGCTATATCCAGTTTATGTTTTGCAGCACCAAGATGTGCTGATTTACAAGAGTTGCTACAGGTTCAAATGCTGTTTGCTGCCAAATATGGTAAAGAGTTTGTTGCTGCAGCAACAGAGCTCAGGCCAGAGTGTGGTGTCAATCGTCAG TTAATAGAACTTTTGTCTGTTAGAGCTCCTGCTCCTGATGTGAAATTGAAGCTATTAAAGGAAATTGCAGAAGAGCATGAGCTTGATTGGGATGCAAGTGCCTCTGAAAATGAGTTGTTGAAGCCACATGAAGACTTACTG AATGGACCAACTCAATTTGTCAGTGGATCCAAAGTTCCGCttccaaaagaaaatattgaagaACCGCTGTATGCTGCTGGTTCTGGACAAAGCTCTGGTGAACAATCTGATTCTGATGCAGGGCTAGATTCACTAGACTTTCCAGAAGTTCCGAAGCAGCCACTGAGGTCAAATACAGGGGATGCATCTGCACCACAAATGCTCCCTTTCCCTGCCTCTGCACTTTCTGAACTAGAGCATGAATCCTCAAGACCTACAGGGACAGATGAAGGTCTACCAGAGGAATTTCACTTGAAGCCTGAGAAAGTAATAGAGCAGAGATCAGTGACCAAAGAATTTGAATCATCTCCAAGTCATTCATCCCATTCACCGGAAAAACAGTTTGTGCCATTTATAACACCCCCATCACAAACTTCTACACCATTTCCTGTGAAGAAAGATGAGCCTTCACCTTCTGTCTCAAGACCCAAAAGCGAGACCAATATAGATTTGCAGGATGTACTGGCTGCTGCTCAAGCTGCTGCCGAAACTGCTGAACGTGCTGCCACTGCTGCTCGTGCAGCTGCTAGTCTTGCTCAGGTTAGGATAAGTGAACTTGTCAAGCAAAAGAGCGGGGTACCTGATGGCAATCATGAGAATCCATTCCATGCCGAATCAGAGAAGTCCAACTTTTCAGAGAAACCTCATTTAGATCATCAAAGCTCCTTAGATGATTCTGATGGTGTTTTGAGGTCCCCAAGCCCACATCACATAGATGAAAATCACACTGGCCCTCGGATCACTCCTGTCCCTTCCTCTGATGATAATAAAGTGGATTATGATCCCTTTCCATCCAATGTCCATGTTCCGAATCTTGGAGAAGCCAATCACCAATTTCAGAGGTTGCCTTCGATGGATGATGACCCTTCATACCCAAACTTGTTCACATCCCAGACTTCACATTTTGGATCTCGTGCAAATTCGTTTGCAGATCATTCGAGATCCACGCACGAACCGTAA
- the LOC113749982 gene encoding somatic embryogenesis receptor kinase 2, producing the protein MKLRMMAREEGLVSVVLWLIMVFHPLKLILANMEGDALHSLRTNLQDPNNVLQSWDPTLVNPCTWFHVTCNNDNSVIRVDLGNAALSGQLVPQLGLLKNLQYLELYSNNISGPIPSDLGNLTNLVSLDLYLNSFNGPIPDTLGKLSKLRFLRLNNNSLTGPIPLSLTNISSLQVLDLSNNRLSGAVPDNGSFSLFTPISFANNLDLCGPVTGRPCPGSPPFSPPPPFVPPPPIATPGGNSATGAIAGGVAAGAALLFAAPAIAFAWWRRRKPQEYFFDVPAEEDPEVHLGQLKRFSLRELQVATDSFSNKNILGRGGFGKVYKGRLADGSLVAVKRLKEERTPGGELQFQTEVEMISMAVHRNLLRLRGFCMTPTERLLVYPYMANGSVASCLRERPPNEPPLNWSTRKRIALGSARGLSYLHDHCDPKIIHRDVKAANILLDEEFEAVVGDFGLAKLMDYKDTHVTTAVRGTIGHIAPEYLSTGKSSEKTDVFGYGIMLLELITGQRAFDLARLANDDDVMLLDWVKGLLKEKKLEMLVDPDLQNNYVESEVEQLIQVALLCTQGNPMDRPKMSEVVRMLEGDGLAERWDEWQKVEVLRQEVELAPPPNSDWIVDSTENLHAVELSGPR; encoded by the exons ATGAAGTTGAGGATGATGGCAAGGGAGGAGGGATTAGTTTCAGTGGTGCTCTGGTTGATCATGGTTTTTCATCCACTCAAGCTCATTCTTGCTAACATGGAAG GTGATGCTTTGCATAGCCTACGGACGAACTTACAAGATCCCAACAATGTATTACAGAGTTGGGACCCTACTCTTGTTAATCCATGTACCTGGTTTCATGTTACTTGCAATAATGATAACAGTGTTATAAGAGT AGATCTGGGTAATGCTGCTTTATCTGGTCAACTAGTCCCACAGCTTGGTTTGCTGAAGAATTTGCAGTATTT GGAGCTCTATAGCAATAACATTAGTGGACCAATACCCAGTGATCTTGGAAATCTTACTAATTTGGTGAGCTTGGATCTCTATCTGAATAGTTTCAATGGTCCAATCCCAGACACATTGGGAAAGCTATCAAAATTGCGATTCCT GCGGCTCAACAACAACAGCTTGACAGGTCCCATCCCGTTGTCATTGACTAACATATCATCGCTACAAGTCTt GGATCTCTCTAACAATCGTCTTTCTGGTGCTGTTCCAGATAATGGTTCCTTTTCCCTATTTACACCAATTAG TTTCGCTAATAACTTGGATCTATGTGGCCCTGTTACTGGACGCCCTTGCCCAGGATCTCCTCCATTCTCTCCTCCGCCTCCGTTTGTCCCACCACCTCCAATTGCTACTCCAG GAGGGAATAGTGCTACTGGAGCTATTGCTGGAGGAGTTGCAGCTGGGGCTGCTCTGCTGTTTGCTGCTCCTGCCATTGCATTTGCATGGTGGCGTCGGCGAAAACCACAAGAATATTTCTTTGATGTACCAG ctgaggaggatcctgaggtgCATCTAGGGCAGCTTAAAAGGTTCTCCCTGAGAGAATTACAAGTTGCAACGgatagttttagtaataaaaacATTCTGGGTAGAGGTGGGTTTGGGAAGGTTTACAAGGGTCGACTTGCTGATGGTTCCTTAGTGGCTGTTAAGCGACTAAAGGAGGAGCGAACACCAGGTGGAGAGCTGCAGTTTCAAACGGAAGTTGAGATGATCAGCATGGCAGTGCATAGGAATCTCCTTCGACTGCGTGGTTTTTGTATGACACCAACTGAACGGTTGCTTGTTTATCCATACATGGCCAATGGAAGTGTTGCATCGTGTTTGAGGG AACGGCCACCAAATGAACCACCCCTAAATTGGTCAACCAGGAAGCGCATTGCATTGGGATCTGCAAGAGGATTGTCTTATTTGCATGATCATTGCGACCCAAAGATTATTCACCGTGATGTCAAAGCTGCAAACATTTTGTTAGATGAAGAGTTTGAGGCTGTGGTTGGAGATTTTGGCTTGGCTAAACTCATGGATTATAAGGATACCCATGTTACAACTGCTGTACGTGGTACAATTGGGCATATCGCTCCAGAGTACCTGTCTACCGGTAAATCTTCTGAGAAAACTGATGTCTTTGGGTACGGGATCATGCTTCTTGAGCTTATCACCGGACAAAGGGCATTTGATCTTGCTCGCCTTGCAAATGATGATGATGTCATGTTGCTTGATTGG GTCAAGGGACTCCTAAAGGAGAAAAAATTGGAAATGCTGGTTGATCCTGATTTGCAGAACAATTATGTCGAGTCTGAAGTTGAGCAATTAATACAGGTTGCCTTGCTATGCACTCAGGGCAATCCAATGGACCGGCCAAAAATGTCGGAAGTGGTGAGAATGCTTGAAGGTGACGGCTTGGCTGAAAGATGGGATGAGTGGCAAAAGGTAGAAGTTCTTCGTCAGGAGGTGGAACTGGCACCACCTCCAAACTCGGATTGGATTGTTGACTCAACAGAGAATTTACATGCAGTCGAACTGTCTGGTCCTAGGTGA